A window from Vulcanimicrobium alpinum encodes these proteins:
- a CDS encoding cupin domain-containing protein, whose amino-acid sequence MAAVAFTAGAAFAHLPQPARAAAAPLQPAVYDLGALTPADLATPAPATPNLRSKALLAADGATGAVQIGTVFKHYHADANEIQIVLAGSGTEWLGDKQVPLKPGTMLVIPAGTPHGGTTDANLKIVAFKTPPQAATDIHPLP is encoded by the coding sequence GTGGCGGCCGTCGCTTTCACGGCGGGCGCGGCGTTCGCGCACCTGCCGCAGCCCGCGCGCGCGGCGGCAGCGCCGCTGCAGCCCGCCGTCTACGATCTCGGTGCACTCACGCCGGCCGATCTCGCCACGCCGGCTCCCGCGACGCCGAATCTACGCAGTAAGGCGCTCTTGGCAGCGGACGGCGCGACCGGCGCGGTCCAGATCGGCACGGTGTTCAAGCACTATCACGCCGACGCGAACGAGATCCAAATCGTCCTCGCCGGGAGCGGGACCGAGTGGCTCGGCGACAAGCAAGTCCCGCTCAAACCGGGGACGATGCTCGTGATCCCCGCGGGCACACCGCACGGCGGGACGACCGACGCGAACTTGAAGATCGTCGCGTTCAAAACGCCGCCGCAAGCCGCGACGGACATCCACCCGCTTCCGTGA